The stretch of DNA GCGATAAATTCAAAACCAGCGTGTCCGGCGTTGCTGATAATGTTAAAAACATTATCAGCCCTGCAACACTGGCGGCGGGGGCCGTGGCCGGTATCGGAATTGCAGCCGTTGGAGTGGTGGCACAAGGCGTAAATATGGCTTCTAGCTGGGACCAGGCCAGCAGGCAAATGGCAGCAGCGACTGGGTTACCAATGGAAGCAATGGGCGAATTTGAAGCACAAGCAGAAATCATGTTCGGTAATGCCCGGGGCAGTGTTGATGAAATCTATGCAGCCATGACACAAGTACAACAGGTATTCCATGGATCGGCCGAGGAAACAGGCGCTTTGGCTGACAAAGCGCTGGTGTTGCAACAGGTTTTTGGCTTTGAAGTGTCTGAAAGTATAAAATCAGTCGATAGCCTAGTCAAAAACTTTGGCATTGATGGCAATACAGCCTTTGATATTATTACCAAAACATCACAAATGGCCGGCGACAAAGCCGGGGATCTGTTGGATACTTTCAATGAGTATTCCCCACAATTCGCGGCAATGGGTTTCTCTGCTGAAGAATTTGCCGGGATTCTTGTCAAAGGGGCTCAAGAAGGCGCGTTTAACCTGGACAAGGTCGGTGATGCCGTCAAAGAATTCAATATTCGTGCCCAGGACGGTAGTAAAACCACGGCAGAAGGGTTTGCCGCTATTGGCCTAAACGCTGACGAGATGGGCGCAGCTATCGCTGCTGGTGGCGATAAGGCACAAGCGGCTTTTGAAGCAACCATAGCGGGACTAGCTGCAATAGATGATCCAATGAAACAAAACCAAGCAGGGGCGGCCCTTTTCGGTGAACAATGGAACGATGTCAGATCAAAAGTTATAACTGCAATGGCTGACGGTAAAACCGCTCTGGGCGACTTCGCGGGGGCAACTGATGACGCAGCTGGTAAGGTTGACGGTGGTTTTGGCCAGGCGATGGAAAGGCTGAAAAATAAATTTGGCCTCGTCACAAAAGAGATCGGTGAAAAACTGGCCCCTGTTTTGAATGAAATGGCCACCTGGATAGAAGACCATATGCCTGAGATCCAAGCAACTGTTGAGACTGCTTTTAATGTTATGGGTAAGGTGATAGAAGGTTTAACATTGCCGATTCGGAACATCATTGCCTTACTGCAAGGTGACTTTGACCAGGTGATGGAAAACACGCTTCATTTGTGGGGTATCTCGTGGGACGGAGTAAAATCCAAAGGACTTGAGGTTTGGAACTCTATAACAACGGGCGTTAAAAACTGGTGGAGCGGCATAACAAGCTGGTTGTCCTCTCTAAACCCCTGGGGGGCCGTTTCGGGGGCATGGAATACCTTTAAAACCAACACAATCCAGGTTTGGTCTAATCTTGTTACCGATGCAAAATCATGGGGTAAAAACATCGTTCAGGGCCTCTGGCAAGGCATCTCCAGCATGGGCACAACCCTAAGAGCCAACGTCACAGAGTTTATTAACCAGAACATACCGGAAGTCATTAGAAAGCTTTTAGGAATACATTCCCCGTCAACAGTGGCGTATGAAATCGGAGCAAAGATTGAGGATGCAGACGAAAAGGCACAATTGGCATTAATTGAAATTAGAAAGTTTATGGAAAGGTGGGCGGTAGCATGACTCTTGTAATATCGGCAAATAACCGCGATGAATACGCTCTTGTGACCGGTGATTTTCTTGGTCGCAAGCATAAAGACATGGACTATAATAACCCGGTAAACCATAATGATAGTGACGTTGAGCTGGTTAATAATGTTTACAAGACACTTAAAGTTAGTGACTATGTATTACTTGGCGCTGCCGGTTGCCATGACCTTGGCGAGTGGCTTAGAAAGGAAATACAAGACCGGGCAGCGCCTGACTTTGATTTAATCCAGTGCAGGCAATTGGCCGAAGAAATCGTCGAGGAAATGAGGGATAAACGCACCCTTAGAATAACTTTTGACATGGAGCCCCTATACTTAAACCATTTATATCAGGAAAATGGCTTTGCCTTTGTGTTGACCGGCTTTTATAAAGAAGGCGGAACCGGTTATGTCTCTTTTGAAAGCAACCCTGACGGCGGGACATTCACAGAAAAGAATTGCAGTAATAACAGAGGTTACCAGTTATTTACTCC from Desulfoscipio gibsoniae DSM 7213 encodes:
- a CDS encoding phage tail tape measure protein, yielding MAGSTIKGISIEFGANTQALTAALADVNQKSRNLQGELSQVQRLLRMDPGNTTLIAQQQQLLGQAVNNSREKLDRLKAAQEQVNEQFRRGDINEAQWRSFQREVAASEQQLQRFEEQLQQVNQTSDNLTLGDKFKTSVSGVADNVKNIISPATLAAGAVAGIGIAAVGVVAQGVNMASSWDQASRQMAAATGLPMEAMGEFEAQAEIMFGNARGSVDEIYAAMTQVQQVFHGSAEETGALADKALVLQQVFGFEVSESIKSVDSLVKNFGIDGNTAFDIITKTSQMAGDKAGDLLDTFNEYSPQFAAMGFSAEEFAGILVKGAQEGAFNLDKVGDAVKEFNIRAQDGSKTTAEGFAAIGLNADEMGAAIAAGGDKAQAAFEATIAGLAAIDDPMKQNQAGAALFGEQWNDVRSKVITAMADGKTALGDFAGATDDAAGKVDGGFGQAMERLKNKFGLVTKEIGEKLAPVLNEMATWIEDHMPEIQATVETAFNVMGKVIEGLTLPIRNIIALLQGDFDQVMENTLHLWGISWDGVKSKGLEVWNSITTGVKNWWSGITSWLSSLNPWGAVSGAWNTFKTNTIQVWSNLVTDAKSWGKNIVQGLWQGISSMGTTLRANVTEFINQNIPEVIRKLLGIHSPSTVAYEIGAKIEDADEKAQLALIEIRKFMERWAVA